GAAGGGGTGCTTCACCTGGTCGCGCTTGGCGGTGGCTTCGGCGGCCGTCGGCTCGCCCTTGACCGCGCGCGCGATCGCCTCCTTCGTGGCCTCGTAGTTGAAGCGCTGGATCTTGGCGTCGTCCGAGGCCTCCCAATGGATGAACACGCCGACCAGGATGTAGAGGTCGTCGGCCTCATCAGCCGGGATGATGCCCTCCGCCACCGAATCCTGCACCGCCTTGGCGACGCCGTGCTGGGCCGGGCCGAACATCTGCACGGCCTGCTTGGCGCCCTTGATGGTCACCTTGTTGAACAGGATCGTGTTGGGCTTGCAGGCGAGGTTCGGAGCGATCACGGCCAGCAGGGTCGTGAAGCCGTCCTTGTTGTTGGCGAGCGCATTGACGAACGCCGTTTCCGCGGCGCTGTTCCTCGGTCCGATCACGAGGTCGATATGGGCGACTTCGTTGCCATCGCCGACAAGCGATTCGCCCACGAGCACCTTGTTGATCTTCGCCATCTGAAAGTCCTCCCTATCCAAAGACGATGAAGACCGCCATCAGACGGACGGCGGCCAAGCCGTCTACCCTTGTTTTCAGCGTTCGGCTCGGCACCGAACCGGTTGGCCGGATAGCAATTCGGAGCCTAACCGCGCCGTGGGGCAGCAGGCAAGTATTGCGCGAATCATTTTCCGCTCCGGCACTGGGAAAGTACGTCGCAGAACAGCGTCGCGACTGTGAAATCGGCGCTGGTGCCGGGGTTGAGGCCGTCGCGCTTCAGCGCCGCGTCGAAGGCGAGCAGCGGCTCCAGGCCCTGCGGGCCGGGCGCCAGCCCCGCCACCAGCCGCCGCGCCCGCTCGTGCACCTCGCGCGCCTGCTTCCGCCCGTGCTTGCGCTCGATATGGGTGTCGGGAAAGCGCGAAAGGAAGGCGAGGTGCACCGCGCTGGCGCACCAGATCTCGGGCAGGCCCCGGCGCCGCGCCGCGGCCAGCGCCGGCAGGCCGACCTTGCGCATGTCCGCGAAGCCGTCGCCATAGGCGCGGGCGATCCGGTCGCGCCCGGCGGCGACGGCCATGGCGGCGCCGAGATCGACGGTCGGCGCCTCGGCGACGTCGTGCTCGGCCGCGCTGCCGAGGCCGCTCGGCGCCGCGCAGCGGATCGCGGCGTAGACGTCGGCGGTGTCGGCGACGGTCAGCCCGTCCAGCACGGCCTCGAGCGCAGCGAAGAGCTCGCCCGGCCGCTCGGCCGCCGCCGCCAGCGGCGCGCAGAGCAGGACGATGCCCAGATTGGTGTTCCAGCTGACGCGGGCGATCGTCGCCTCGACCGCGCCGCGCACGCGCTGGCCGACGCTGCGCCCGGGCGCGGCCAGCGGCCCGGCCGAGACCTCGGCGCTCGCTTCGAAATCCGCGACGGTGAAGCCGTGGCCGTCGGCGAAGACATGGACGTTGCCGGGCTTCAGCGCCCTCAGCTCCAGGAGGCAGGCCTCGCGATAGGCGGTCGCGATCGCCTCCGCCGCGATCATGACGCGGCCGCCAGCTGCAAGCCGCGCGCCGCGTGCACCGCCTTGAGGAAGCCGTCGACGATGGCCGCGGCGATGTCGGCATCGGTGACCTTCTGCAGGCCGTTCCAGGCCGGCATGCTGTTGACCTCGAGCACGAGATAGCCGCCGGCGCCGTCGTCGATCAGGTCGACGCCGGTGTAGGCGACGTCCACTGCCTGCGCCGCCGCCAGCGCCAGGGCCGCCGCCGTCGCCGGCACCTGCCAGGGATGGGGCCGCCCGCCCTTGTGCACGTTGGTGATCCAGCCCTGCCCCTCGCGCACCATGCCGGCGACGACGCGGCCGTCGCAGACGAAGACGCGGTAGTCGTGCCACGACCCGCCGATGCGCGGCACGAAGCGCTGGAGATAGTAGACGCGCGACACCGCCTCCGGCTCGGGCAGGTCCTCGGCCCGCGCGATGAGGCAGAGCCCCTCGCCCTGGGAGCCGAACAGGGGTTTGAGCACCAGCGGCGCGTCGGGGCGCGCCTCGCGGGCGACGATGGCGGCCGCCGCCTCCCGGCTCGACACGACGAAGGTGTCGGGGGTGGGCAGGCCGGCCCGCTGGACGAGCAGGCTGGTCATCGATTTGTCGACGCTGCGCTCGATGGAGACCGGGCTGTTCCACACCACCACGCCGGCCGCGACCAGGGCGTGCAGCACGCCGAGCCGCAGCGTCGTCGCCTCGAAGGTGCCGCCGGAGATGGTGCGCAGCAGCACCCCGTCCGGCAGGCCCCCCTCGAAGCCGGGAATGCGCAGCGGCTCGCCGCCGCCGGTGACGACGGCGACATCGGCGAGCGAGAACAGCACCGGCTCGACGCCGCGAGCCCGGAACGCCGCCAGCAGGCGGGCGCGGTGCCATTCGCCGTTCTCGGCGGCGAGGCCGATCGCGAGGCCCTCGCGGCGGGGCTGGGCGTCGGCGAGCGGGGTCATGCGAAGGAGGCGTCCACCAGGTCCGGGGCGAGGCGGCCGGCCCGATAGCTGCGGCCGCTGTCGAGCGCCGTGACGATCACCTCGGCCGGGCTGAACAGATGCGGATCGATGGCGTAGAAATCGCCCTTGAAGCGGCCGAAAATGTCGGCGAAGGGCGCGCCGTGGTCGCGCGAGGTCGAGCTCGGCAGCGCCTCGGCGAGGTCCCGCGCCTCGCCGTCCGGCCCGGACACGAAGAGCTGGATGCGCCCGCCATAGATGATGGCGTCGTTGGTGCGGCCCATGGCCTTGACGAAGTCCGGCGCCGGCGGGGCGAGCGGCGCCGAGCCGATGCCGTCCACCACCCGCTCCAGGGGAAAGCCGAGCGTGTGCACCTTGTGCAGCCCGACCTCCAGCACACGGGCGACGACCTGGGTCGAGCCGGCGAGGCTCTGGGTCGGCGCATAGATGAAGGTGAGGCGATCGGCGGGGAGGCCCGTCGCCTGCGCCACCTTGTCCACGATCGCCCGCGGCGGCGGCGCGCCGGTCTCCAGCACCAGCACGGCCGATTGCGGCGCGTCGTGGTAGTGCAGTTCCTCGAACAGCGGCTCCACCCGCGCCGCGGCCCGGCCGGGGCCGGAGCCGAGCGCGAAATAGGCCTCCTTGCCCTTGCCGGCGGACAGGCTCCAGCCGGCATATTGGCTGGCCAGGCACGCCAGCACCGGATCGGCCGCGTGCACCACCAGCGAGAAGGGCCAGTGCGCCAGCGGTCCTGCCGGCGCCAGGGCCACGGTGGCCAGGCCCGCCAGGCAGATCTCCGCCAGGCGGCGGCCGGCCTCGATCGAGCCGGGAACCCGCGAGCCCGCGTCGATGATCCGCGCGCCGCCGGGCCCCGACGTCACCGAGACCCGCAGCAGCGCGGCATCGGCGGCGAATTTGTCAACGAGCGGCATGGCGAGCGTGTTGATGCTCGGCCGCCTGGGCGTGTCCGTCACCGATGTGTTTCCCGTCTTCTATGAGATCCTGAATGGCCCGGCCGCGAGCCTCGAGAAGGGTGCGCACCGTCGCTGCGTCCGCTGCCCTCGCCTTGACCGTGCAGATCGGCGCCCCCGCGGCGATCCGGCTGGCG
This portion of the Labrys wisconsinensis genome encodes:
- the mch gene encoding methenyltetrahydromethanopterin cyclohydrolase, with translation MTDTPRRPSINTLAMPLVDKFAADAALLRVSVTSGPGGARIIDAGSRVPGSIEAGRRLAEICLAGLATVALAPAGPLAHWPFSLVVHAADPVLACLASQYAGWSLSAGKGKEAYFALGSGPGRAAARVEPLFEELHYHDAPQSAVLVLETGAPPPRAIVDKVAQATGLPADRLTFIYAPTQSLAGSTQVVARVLEVGLHKVHTLGFPLERVVDGIGSAPLAPPAPDFVKAMGRTNDAIIYGGRIQLFVSGPDGEARDLAEALPSSTSRDHGAPFADIFGRFKGDFYAIDPHLFSPAEVIVTALDSGRSYRAGRLAPDLVDASFA
- a CDS encoding triphosphoribosyl-dephospho-CoA synthase, encoding MIAAEAIATAYREACLLELRALKPGNVHVFADGHGFTVADFEASAEVSAGPLAAPGRSVGQRVRGAVEATIARVSWNTNLGIVLLCAPLAAAAERPGELFAALEAVLDGLTVADTADVYAAIRCAAPSGLGSAAEHDVAEAPTVDLGAAMAVAAGRDRIARAYGDGFADMRKVGLPALAAARRRGLPEIWCASAVHLAFLSRFPDTHIERKHGRKQAREVHERARRLVAGLAPGPQGLEPLLAFDAALKRDGLNPGTSADFTVATLFCDVLSQCRSGK
- the fae gene encoding formaldehyde-activating enzyme encodes the protein MAKINKVLVGESLVGDGNEVAHIDLVIGPRNSAAETAFVNALANNKDGFTTLLAVIAPNLACKPNTILFNKVTIKGAKQAVQMFGPAQHGVAKAVQDSVAEGIIPADEADDLYILVGVFIHWEASDDAKIQRFNYEATKEAIARAVKGEPTAAEATAKRDQVKHPFAA
- a CDS encoding ATP-grasp domain-containing protein — protein: MTPLADAQPRREGLAIGLAAENGEWHRARLLAAFRARGVEPVLFSLADVAVVTGGGEPLRIPGFEGGLPDGVLLRTISGGTFEATTLRLGVLHALVAAGVVVWNSPVSIERSVDKSMTSLLVQRAGLPTPDTFVVSSREAAAAIVAREARPDAPLVLKPLFGSQGEGLCLIARAEDLPEPEAVSRVYYLQRFVPRIGGSWHDYRVFVCDGRVVAGMVREGQGWITNVHKGGRPHPWQVPATAAALALAAAQAVDVAYTGVDLIDDGAGGYLVLEVNSMPAWNGLQKVTDADIAAAIVDGFLKAVHAARGLQLAAAS